From Solidesulfovibrio carbinoliphilus subsp. oakridgensis, the proteins below share one genomic window:
- a CDS encoding histidine phosphatase family protein, protein MPVIRLIRHGQSISNAGEVTQFPGTIPLTALGQAQAEAVAASFVRPPRLVVFSTFERSVETAEPLCRRFPEVPTAVWPVEEFTYLAPRRYCGTTRLDRQAAVAAYWKGLDPESRDGDEAESFAVFWDRVEAFLARCRQAAGRVAVFSHGQFLRGVMLRILSGPLAVPEAMGRFRAFRQAIALPNAAMVDLALTRRGAMLGPVATGHLPAGMLSS, encoded by the coding sequence ATGCCCGTCATTCGCCTCATCCGTCACGGCCAGAGCATTTCCAACGCCGGCGAGGTGACGCAGTTTCCGGGCACCATCCCCTTGACCGCCCTTGGCCAAGCCCAGGCCGAGGCCGTGGCCGCCTCGTTTGTCCGGCCGCCCCGGCTGGTGGTCTTTTCCACCTTCGAGCGGTCGGTCGAGACCGCCGAGCCGCTTTGCCGGCGGTTTCCCGAGGTGCCGACCGCAGTCTGGCCGGTCGAGGAATTCACCTACCTGGCCCCGCGCCGCTACTGCGGCACCACCCGCCTCGACCGGCAGGCGGCCGTGGCCGCCTACTGGAAGGGCCTCGACCCGGAAAGCCGCGACGGGGACGAGGCCGAGTCGTTCGCCGTGTTCTGGGACAGGGTGGAGGCCTTCCTGGCCCGGTGCCGGCAGGCGGCGGGAAGGGTGGCTGTTTTTTCCCACGGCCAATTCCTGCGCGGGGTCATGCTGCGGATCCTGTCCGGGCCGCTTGCCGTGCCCGAGGCCATGGGCCGGTTCCGGGCTTTCCGGCAGGCTATCGCCCTGCCCAACGCCGCCATGGTGGACCTTGCCCTCACGCGCCGGGGGGCCATGCTCGGTCCGGTGGCGACCGGCCACCTGCCGGCCGGGATGCTTTCCTCGTGA
- a CDS encoding lactate utilization protein: MPDPREGYYAKRLEEVAEALGRNHFQAHVVPDAAAARDLVLERILPESRARTVSFGGSETLAATGLPQALAEKSEISVLDTFDRTIPPEELHERRRQALLVDLFLTGTNAVTEDGVLVNLDMIGNRVCAINFGPRQVVVLVGRNKIVPDLTSAFSRIKEFAAPANAMRLSKKTPCVATSHCEDCGSPDRICNVWAITEKSFPRGRVTVICINQDLGL; the protein is encoded by the coding sequence ATGCCAGATCCCCGGGAGGGCTATTACGCCAAGCGCCTGGAAGAGGTGGCCGAGGCCCTTGGCCGCAACCACTTCCAGGCCCATGTCGTGCCCGACGCGGCCGCGGCCCGCGATCTGGTTCTCGAGCGCATCCTGCCGGAATCGCGGGCAAGGACCGTGTCCTTCGGCGGCTCCGAGACCCTTGCCGCCACGGGGCTGCCGCAAGCCCTGGCCGAAAAAAGCGAAATTTCCGTCCTTGACACCTTCGACCGGACCATCCCCCCGGAGGAGCTCCACGAACGCCGCCGTCAGGCCCTGCTCGTGGATCTTTTTTTGACCGGCACCAATGCCGTCACCGAGGACGGCGTGCTGGTCAACCTGGACATGATCGGCAACCGGGTCTGTGCCATCAATTTCGGGCCCCGCCAGGTCGTGGTCCTGGTCGGGCGCAACAAGATCGTGCCGGACTTGACATCCGCCTTTTCGCGCATAAAGGAATTCGCTGCTCCGGCCAACGCCATGCGGCTGTCCAAGAAAACACCGTGCGTGGCCACGTCCCATTGCGAGGACTGCGGCAGCCCGGATCGCATATGCAACGTATGGGCCATCACCGAAAAGTCCTTTCCCAGGGGACGCGTCACGGTGATCTGCATCAATCAGGATTTGGGACTGTAA
- a CDS encoding HDOD domain-containing protein has product MVRRNVTELRAGMVLAEDVMTPGGRFLMPKGTTLDPGHLKSLLAWNLPTVAVNQADGEGAFPSASGPGAPPAAAPGPDLAEAAEAAVRERLLWLDLEHEAGQVLFRLALEREIRRRVTVQEAGGAGEVHGLGQERPERTDRPNRSDEAAPPPLASPEALLRDEPQLVSPPEVYLRINEVLRDPKSTVEDAAASIRYDPSLAAKLLRLVNSSYYARTMRAVEGRFPAKVDSLSRAVMVVGARQLATLALGVSVLPLFQDIPPHWVNMRVFWEHSVGCAVAAQAIAAASGRGNPETAFVAGLLHDIGRILAFKQAPAHMAAAMRQAAAERLPLSFAERGRLGFDHAALGGHLLQKWQFPANLEKMVRYHHDLDEPLFIEEPAVIHLADGVATALGWGGSGNRHVGALSPAAWEALGLSGDALARMVPAMEARLAETMRSFFPDRPGPL; this is encoded by the coding sequence ATGGTCAGACGCAACGTAACCGAGCTGCGCGCGGGCATGGTGCTGGCCGAGGACGTCATGACGCCCGGCGGCCGCTTTCTTATGCCCAAGGGCACCACCCTCGATCCCGGGCACCTGAAATCCCTGCTTGCCTGGAACCTGCCCACCGTGGCCGTGAACCAGGCCGACGGCGAGGGGGCGTTCCCGTCCGCTTCCGGACCCGGGGCACCGCCCGCCGCCGCCCCTGGCCCGGACCTGGCCGAGGCCGCCGAGGCCGCTGTCCGCGAACGACTGCTGTGGCTCGACCTCGAGCACGAGGCCGGACAGGTTCTTTTCCGGCTGGCCCTGGAGCGGGAAATCCGAAGGCGCGTCACTGTCCAGGAAGCCGGCGGGGCCGGCGAAGTCCACGGTCTCGGACAGGAACGGCCGGAGAGAACAGACCGGCCAAACAGAAGCGACGAGGCCGCGCCGCCGCCCCTGGCTTCGCCCGAAGCCCTTTTGCGGGACGAGCCCCAGCTCGTTTCGCCACCGGAAGTCTACCTGCGCATCAACGAGGTCCTGCGCGACCCGAAAAGCACGGTGGAGGACGCGGCCGCGAGCATCCGCTACGACCCGAGCCTGGCCGCCAAGCTCCTGCGCCTGGTCAACAGTTCCTATTACGCCCGCACCATGCGGGCCGTGGAGGGCCGGTTTCCGGCCAAGGTCGACAGCCTGTCCCGGGCCGTGATGGTGGTCGGGGCCCGCCAGCTGGCCACGCTGGCCCTTGGCGTGTCCGTGTTGCCGCTGTTCCAGGACATCCCGCCGCACTGGGTCAACATGCGCGTTTTCTGGGAGCACAGCGTGGGCTGCGCCGTGGCCGCCCAGGCCATTGCCGCGGCGAGCGGGCGGGGCAATCCCGAAACCGCTTTCGTGGCCGGGCTCCTGCACGATATCGGCCGCATCCTGGCCTTCAAGCAGGCTCCGGCCCACATGGCCGCGGCCATGCGCCAGGCCGCGGCCGAGCGGCTGCCGCTGTCCTTTGCCGAACGCGGCCGCCTGGGGTTCGACCATGCGGCCCTGGGCGGCCATCTGCTCCAAAAGTGGCAGTTTCCGGCCAATCTGGAAAAGATGGTCCGCTACCACCACGATCTGGACGAACCGCTTTTCATCGAGGAGCCGGCCGTGATCCATCTGGCCGACGGCGTGGCCACGGCCCTGGGCTGGGGCGGCAGCGGCAACCGCCACGTGGGGGCTTTGTCCCCGGCCGCCTGGGAGGCCCTGGGCCTTTCCGGCGACGCCCTGGCCCGCATGGTTCCGGCCATGGAGGCGCGGCTGGCCGAAACCATGCGGAGTTTTTTCCCGGACCGGCCCGGCCCGCTGTGA
- a CDS encoding sigma-54-dependent transcriptional regulator, translating to MSARILVIEDDAAFRAMLCEALASKGYEPLGLGSAEEGVARARAEAFDLVLTDVMLPGMDGIEGLSRLKEASPGCDVIVMTGYATKEKALEAVRLGAYDFFAKPFSLAEMEVVIRRALERRSLLAELTRLKSALACGRGPNIVGQSPVMRAVVDMVRRVAPLDSTVLITGESGAGKEVVADAIQALSKRADAPFIKVNCAAIPESLLESELFGHEKGAFTGAVALKKGKFELADHGTIMLDEIGDMPLFLQPKLLRAVEQKQIERVGGTKPIDIDIRIVAATNQDLQTLVAEKKFRADLYYRLSVAAIPLPPLRDRKEDLPLLVGHFLERINPRVGVNLRGVSREGMQLLYACDWPGNVRQLANALERAAIVSTGDVLTASDVARALDGPARLEPAEAACVHEAGNLRDTLQDMERNMIVSALKKAGGVQKDAARLLGVSPKNLWNKIQKHGIGAADYAVAPVS from the coding sequence ATGTCCGCCCGAATTCTGGTCATCGAGGACGATGCGGCCTTCAGGGCCATGCTGTGCGAGGCCCTGGCCTCCAAGGGCTACGAGCCGCTTGGCCTGGGCTCGGCCGAGGAGGGGGTGGCCAGGGCCCGGGCCGAGGCCTTCGACCTGGTGCTGACCGACGTCATGCTGCCGGGCATGGACGGCATCGAGGGCCTCTCGCGCCTGAAAGAAGCCAGCCCCGGCTGCGACGTCATCGTCATGACCGGCTACGCCACCAAGGAAAAGGCGCTCGAAGCCGTGCGGCTCGGGGCCTACGACTTTTTCGCCAAGCCTTTTTCCCTGGCCGAGATGGAAGTGGTCATCCGGCGCGCCCTGGAACGCCGGTCGCTCCTCGCGGAGCTCACCCGCTTGAAATCCGCCCTGGCCTGCGGGCGCGGGCCGAATATCGTCGGCCAGTCGCCGGTCATGCGTGCGGTGGTGGACATGGTCCGCCGGGTGGCGCCGCTCGATTCCACGGTCCTTATTACCGGCGAGTCCGGGGCCGGCAAGGAAGTGGTGGCCGACGCCATCCAGGCCCTGAGCAAACGGGCCGACGCCCCCTTCATCAAGGTCAACTGCGCGGCCATTCCGGAAAGCCTTCTCGAATCCGAGCTTTTCGGCCACGAAAAAGGGGCCTTCACCGGGGCGGTGGCCCTCAAGAAAGGCAAGTTCGAGCTGGCCGACCACGGCACCATCATGCTCGACGAAATCGGCGACATGCCGCTTTTCCTGCAGCCAAAGCTCCTTCGGGCCGTGGAACAGAAGCAGATCGAGCGGGTCGGCGGCACAAAACCCATCGACATCGACATCCGCATCGTCGCCGCCACCAACCAGGACCTGCAAACGCTTGTCGCCGAAAAAAAATTCCGGGCCGACCTCTATTACCGCCTGAGCGTGGCCGCCATTCCCCTGCCGCCCCTTCGCGACCGCAAGGAGGACCTGCCGCTCCTGGTCGGTCATTTTCTCGAACGCATCAATCCGCGCGTCGGCGTCAACCTGCGCGGCGTCTCCCGCGAGGGCATGCAGCTTCTCTACGCCTGCGACTGGCCGGGCAACGTCCGCCAGTTGGCCAACGCCCTGGAGCGGGCGGCCATCGTCAGCACGGGCGACGTGCTGACCGCCTCGGACGTGGCCCGGGCCCTGGACGGCCCGGCCCGCCTGGAGCCGGCCGAAGCCGCCTGCGTCCACGAGGCCGGGAACCTCCGGGACACCCTCCAGGACATGGAGCGCAACATGATCGTCTCGGCGCTCAAAAAGGCCGGCGGCGTCCAGAAGGACGCGGCCCGGCTCCTCGGCGTCAGTCCGAAAAACCTCTGGAACAAGATCCAGAAGCACGGCATCGGGGCGGCCGACTACGCCGTGGCCCCGGTGTCCTGA
- a CDS encoding CBS domain-containing protein, which produces MGDRRLAEIVSPDVIAVSPAVSVREGLDVMRRRSISCLIVAEAGLPVGIITERNILWAAAHRGEDFADRPVADLMSAPVVTVAEDTMLVEAYHLLAKKRLRHLVMVDAAGQARGVLTQSDLIERLGHDSLSEIKRVSVIMTREVVTAPGNITVREAVRRMADRSISCLIVARDARPAGIITERDVVRLLAESPHLGRLKLYDIMSCPVVCVEADRPVFEAAMVMKKRRMRRLVVVDDDRRVLGVVTQSDIVRGLESRYVRTLKSALAEKDEALREVGKSLVEKTMFLDNLLRSAEMGIVAADETWRITYVNPAAEDLFSTPAADLAGRDLREVHVQAGVDLGTVGRGLDAVSPTRSHDFSLTLTRGQDIRRYAVRISGIYDKEGVPAGFVLMARDDTERRQAEEHLERLTRNLEHLVVERTRDLTRQARELKEANERLRGMDEIKSAFLSAVSHELRTPLTSLLGFSKLIARDFSRHFRPLGAGEAALDKRGARIEDNLRVLFSEGERLARLLNDFLDLSRIESGRMEWRDREICLDEVVRSAVAAVAGLFASRPEVDLEMRLPDVPVMVLADPDRLEQVLINLIGNAAKFTAVGAVTVRLAVSGPHTARVSVSDTGPGIAAEDRELIFDKFRQVRRDPEGSAPSKGTGLGLAICREIVGHYGGRIWVEPAPGRGAAFLFELPTTDGQGVCPPPRSGRPEQRERPLVLVVDDDPAVSSFLIQFLEGEGYQVAAAHDGESALSAAEKLKPHAITMDMAMPGMDGRAAMAALRNDPDLAGIPVLVITGHEGAPPEGADAVLRKPLDPDRLLAAIEGLLARQPQDGGTGDAAS; this is translated from the coding sequence ATGGGTGACAGGCGCCTGGCCGAAATCGTCTCCCCCGACGTCATTGCCGTTTCTCCGGCCGTTTCGGTCCGCGAGGGCCTCGACGTCATGCGCCGGCGGAGCATCTCCTGCCTGATCGTGGCCGAGGCGGGGCTGCCTGTCGGCATCATCACCGAACGCAACATCCTGTGGGCCGCGGCCCACAGGGGCGAGGACTTTGCGGACCGGCCCGTGGCCGACCTCATGAGCGCGCCCGTGGTCACGGTGGCCGAGGACACCATGCTGGTCGAGGCCTACCACCTGCTGGCCAAAAAGCGTCTGCGCCACCTGGTCATGGTGGACGCCGCCGGCCAGGCCCGGGGCGTGCTCACCCAGTCGGACCTGATCGAGCGGCTGGGGCACGATTCCCTGTCCGAAATAAAGCGCGTCTCCGTCATCATGACCCGCGAGGTGGTGACCGCGCCCGGCAACATCACGGTGCGCGAGGCCGTCAGGCGCATGGCCGACCGGTCCATTTCCTGCCTGATCGTGGCCCGGGACGCCCGGCCGGCCGGCATCATCACCGAGCGGGACGTGGTGCGCCTCCTGGCTGAAAGCCCGCACCTCGGGCGCCTCAAGCTCTATGACATCATGAGCTGTCCGGTGGTCTGCGTGGAGGCCGACCGGCCGGTCTTCGAAGCGGCCATGGTCATGAAAAAGCGGCGCATGCGCCGGCTGGTGGTGGTGGACGACGACCGCCGGGTGCTTGGGGTCGTCACCCAGTCCGACATCGTGCGGGGTCTCGAGAGCAGGTACGTGCGCACCTTGAAGTCCGCCCTGGCCGAGAAGGACGAGGCCTTGCGCGAGGTCGGCAAGTCCCTGGTCGAAAAGACCATGTTCCTCGACAATCTCTTGCGCAGCGCCGAGATGGGGATCGTGGCCGCGGACGAGACCTGGCGAATCACCTACGTCAATCCGGCGGCCGAGGACCTTTTTTCCACGCCGGCCGCCGATCTGGCCGGCCGGGACCTGCGTGAGGTCCATGTCCAGGCCGGGGTGGACCTCGGCACCGTGGGCCGGGGCCTGGACGCCGTCTCGCCGACCCGCAGCCACGATTTTTCCCTGACCCTGACGCGTGGGCAGGATATCCGCCGCTATGCCGTGCGCATTTCCGGCATCTACGACAAGGAAGGCGTGCCGGCCGGGTTCGTGCTCATGGCCCGGGACGACACCGAGCGCCGCCAGGCCGAGGAACATCTGGAACGGCTGACGCGAAACCTCGAACACCTGGTGGTCGAGCGGACCCGCGACCTGACGCGCCAGGCCCGGGAACTCAAGGAAGCCAACGAGCGCCTGCGCGGCATGGACGAGATCAAAAGCGCCTTTCTCTCGGCCGTCTCCCATGAACTGCGTACCCCGCTCACCTCGCTGCTCGGGTTTTCCAAGCTCATTGCCCGGGATTTCAGCCGGCATTTCCGGCCCCTTGGCGCGGGGGAGGCGGCGCTCGACAAGCGCGGAGCCCGCATCGAGGACAACCTGCGCGTCCTTTTCAGCGAAGGCGAACGCCTGGCCCGGCTTCTAAACGACTTTCTCGACCTCTCCCGCATCGAGTCCGGCCGCATGGAGTGGCGCGACCGGGAGATCTGCCTGGACGAGGTGGTGCGCAGCGCGGTCGCGGCCGTGGCCGGACTTTTCGCCTCCCGGCCGGAAGTGGATCTGGAGATGCGCCTGCCGGACGTCCCGGTCATGGTCCTGGCCGACCCGGACCGCCTGGAGCAGGTGCTCATCAACCTGATCGGCAACGCGGCCAAATTCACGGCCGTCGGGGCCGTGACGGTCCGTCTGGCCGTGTCCGGCCCGCACACGGCGCGGGTTTCGGTTTCCGACACGGGCCCTGGCATCGCCGCCGAGGACCGGGAACTCATTTTCGACAAGTTCCGGCAGGTCCGCCGCGATCCCGAAGGCTCGGCCCCGTCCAAGGGCACGGGGCTTGGCCTGGCCATCTGCCGGGAGATCGTCGGCCACTACGGCGGCCGGATCTGGGTGGAGCCGGCGCCCGGCCGGGGCGCGGCCTTTCTTTTCGAGCTGCCGACCACCGACGGCCAGGGGGTCTGTCCGCCGCCGCGCTCCGGCCGGCCGGAGCAGCGCGAGCGGCCCCTGGTGCTTGTGGTCGATGACGATCCGGCCGTGTCCTCCTTCCTCATCCAGTTCCTGGAAGGAGAGGGCTATCAGGTGGCCGCGGCCCACGACGGCGAATCGGCCCTGTCGGCGGCCGAGAAGCTCAAGCCCCACGCCATCACCATGGACATGGCCATGCCGGGCATGGACGGCCGGGCGGCCATGGCCGCCCTGCGAAACGATCCCGACCTGGCCGGCATCCCGGTCTTGGTCATCACCGGCCACGAGGGCGCGCCGCCCGAGGGCGCGGATGCGGTGCTGCGAAAGCCCCTCGACCCGGACAGGCTCTTGGCCGCCATCGAGGGCCTGCTGGCGCGGCAGCCGCAAGACGGGGGAACGGGAGATGCGGCCTCGTAG
- a CDS encoding putative bifunctional diguanylate cyclase/phosphodiesterase, with protein sequence MLPESRDLLESLPSHAAVLDTAGLVVAANASCLTLLNEIDAGDAIGRRFTGYCDRILSPTAAAAVREGLASVLGARTSRYTMDLPCGAAQVPVWRALCVTPLAGDVPGALVSLTDISREKQLEEHILHDAFHDTLTGLFNRALFINRLDQAIRRQKRNPDALYAVLYLDMDRFKLVNKTFGHVTGDRLLMIIANRLQKLLRDVDTLARFGGDEFAILIEDVAGMEETSSMAANVLRELAAPFRLKKQEIFVTCSIGVVLGSAVYEHPDQVLRDADNAMYSSKEHGGDHFTVFDAGMRVLTQRRMEMEMALRHALESGEITVHYQPIVSLRTGEITGVEALARWQRPGQGLIPPVEFIPIAEETGLINELGAMILRQACRRMVALAKASPDAARLTLSVNISGRQFKRPDFVDEVAAILAETGIDPSLVKLELTESVLMDDADEAISTIKRLKSLRLKVVIDDFGTGYSSLSYIQRFPFDSLKVDRSFVGNMNEAEQNMEIVRTIIAMAHKLGLEVVAEGVELDEHRSALSDLRCESAQGFFFSKPVPGEELDALVLRHWRVDAPPGH encoded by the coding sequence ATGCTTCCCGAATCACGCGACCTTCTGGAATCCCTCCCTTCCCATGCAGCCGTGCTCGATACGGCCGGATTGGTCGTTGCCGCCAACGCCTCCTGCCTGACCCTTCTAAACGAAATCGACGCCGGCGACGCCATCGGCCGCCGTTTCACCGGCTATTGCGACAGGATCCTCTCCCCCACCGCCGCCGCCGCCGTGCGCGAGGGCTTGGCCTCGGTGCTCGGGGCCAGGACGTCGCGCTACACCATGGACCTGCCGTGCGGCGCGGCCCAGGTGCCGGTCTGGCGGGCCTTGTGCGTCACTCCGCTCGCCGGCGATGTCCCCGGGGCCCTGGTCAGCCTGACGGACATCTCCCGGGAAAAGCAGCTCGAGGAGCACATCCTCCACGACGCCTTCCACGACACCCTGACCGGGCTGTTCAACCGGGCGCTCTTCATCAACCGCCTGGACCAGGCCATCCGGCGCCAGAAGCGCAATCCCGACGCCCTGTACGCGGTCCTCTACCTCGACATGGACCGGTTCAAGCTGGTCAACAAGACCTTCGGCCACGTCACCGGCGACCGGCTGCTCATGATCATCGCCAACCGCCTGCAAAAGCTCCTGCGCGACGTGGACACCCTGGCCCGGTTCGGGGGCGACGAATTCGCCATCCTGATCGAGGACGTGGCCGGCATGGAGGAGACAAGCTCCATGGCCGCCAATGTGCTGCGCGAGCTGGCCGCGCCCTTCCGCCTCAAAAAGCAGGAAATTTTCGTCACCTGCAGCATCGGGGTGGTCCTTGGCTCGGCGGTCTACGAACATCCTGACCAGGTGCTGCGCGACGCGGACAACGCCATGTACAGTTCCAAGGAGCACGGCGGCGACCACTTCACGGTCTTTGACGCCGGCATGCGGGTTTTGACCCAACGCCGCATGGAAATGGAGATGGCCCTGCGCCATGCCCTGGAATCGGGCGAGATCACGGTCCATTACCAGCCGATCGTGTCGCTTCGCACCGGCGAGATCACGGGCGTCGAGGCGCTTGCCCGGTGGCAGCGCCCCGGGCAGGGGCTCATCCCGCCCGTGGAATTCATTCCCATCGCCGAGGAGACGGGCCTCATCAACGAACTGGGGGCCATGATCCTGCGCCAGGCCTGCCGGCGCATGGTGGCCCTGGCCAAGGCCAGCCCCGACGCGGCCCGGCTGACCCTTTCGGTCAACATCTCCGGCCGCCAGTTCAAACGCCCGGACTTCGTGGACGAGGTGGCCGCCATCCTGGCCGAAACCGGCATCGACCCGTCCCTGGTCAAGCTCGAACTGACCGAATCCGTGCTCATGGACGACGCCGACGAGGCCATCTCCACCATCAAACGCCTGAAGTCCCTCCGGCTCAAGGTGGTCATCGACGACTTCGGCACCGGCTACTCGTCGCTCTCCTACATCCAGCGGTTTCCCTTCGACAGCCTGAAAGTCGACCGGTCCTTTGTGGGCAACATGAACGAGGCCGAGCAGAACATGGAGATCGTGCGCACGATCATCGCCATGGCCCACAAGCTGGGGCTCGAAGTCGTGGCCGAGGGGGTGGAATTGGACGAGCACCGGTCGGCGCTGTCGGATCTGCGCTGCGAAAGCGCCCAGGGATTCTTCTTTTCAAAACCCGTTCCCGGCGAGGAACTCGACGCCTTGGTGCTGCGCCACTGGCGAGTGGACGCGCCGCCTGGGCATTGA
- a CDS encoding ferredoxin has protein sequence MAIVIDDDACMGCEACVETCPDAFEMNSDGDKAIVKDADTEADCVDEAVDACPAEAISKS, from the coding sequence ATGGCCATTGTTATTGATGACGATGCTTGCATGGGTTGCGAAGCTTGCGTGGAGACCTGCCCCGACGCGTTCGAGATGAACAGCGACGGCGACAAGGCCATCGTGAAAGACGCCGACACCGAAGCCGATTGCGTGGACGAAGCCGTGGACGCCTGCCCGGCCGAAGCCATCAGCAAGTCCTGA
- a CDS encoding DUF1786 domain-containing protein: MAERALCLDIGSGTQDVYYYNPALEPENCPKFVLPAPARLVAARLAELTLAGKPVYLCGRNMGGGFFKAVKAHLKAGLPLAAHPDAVWALTDDPERLRATLGIAVTDHRPDGHVPLPLADYEPGFWKAFLAAASLPEPELVLACAQDHGLHPGKSSREGRFKLWEKFLREADGRPDALVYETPPRELTRLAVLQQSIGGGPVADSAAAAVLGLLTDPVIKARTAETGAMLVNIGNSHTLAALVFRDRIHGIYEHHTGMLTPEEVWADLERFRRGALPNAEVFDRGGHGCLTLPLPDPSCIFPYTSVIGPKRALLTGFDVDFPSPGGDMMLTACFGLARWLRERR; encoded by the coding sequence ATGGCCGAACGCGCGCTGTGTCTTGATATCGGTTCCGGCACCCAGGACGTCTATTATTACAATCCCGCCCTGGAGCCGGAAAACTGTCCCAAATTCGTGCTGCCCGCTCCGGCCCGGCTCGTGGCCGCCCGGCTCGCCGAACTGACCCTTGCCGGCAAGCCCGTGTATCTGTGCGGCCGCAACATGGGCGGGGGCTTTTTCAAGGCCGTCAAGGCCCACCTCAAGGCCGGACTGCCGCTGGCCGCCCACCCCGATGCCGTCTGGGCCCTGACCGACGATCCCGAACGGCTGCGCGCCACCCTTGGCATTGCCGTCACCGACCATCGGCCGGACGGTCACGTGCCCCTGCCGCTGGCCGACTACGAGCCTGGCTTCTGGAAGGCCTTCCTCGCCGCCGCTTCCCTGCCGGAACCGGAGCTCGTCCTGGCCTGCGCCCAGGACCACGGCCTGCACCCCGGCAAGAGCAGCCGCGAAGGCCGCTTCAAGCTCTGGGAAAAATTCCTGCGCGAGGCCGACGGCCGGCCGGACGCCCTGGTCTACGAAACGCCGCCCCGGGAACTGACCCGGCTGGCCGTGCTCCAGCAGTCCATCGGCGGGGGGCCGGTGGCCGATTCCGCCGCCGCCGCCGTGCTCGGCCTCCTCACCGACCCGGTCATCAAAGCCCGAACCGCCGAAACCGGGGCCATGCTCGTCAACATCGGCAACAGCCACACCCTGGCCGCCCTGGTTTTCCGGGACCGCATCCACGGCATCTACGAACACCATACCGGCATGCTCACGCCCGAGGAAGTCTGGGCCGACCTCGAACGCTTCCGCCGGGGCGCCCTGCCAAACGCCGAAGTCTTCGACCGCGGCGGCCACGGCTGCCTGACCCTGCCGCTGCCCGACCCCAGCTGCATCTTTCCTTACACCTCGGTCATCGGCCCCAAACGGGCCCTCCTGACCGGCTTCGACGTCGACTTCCCCAGCCCCGGCGGCGACATGATGCTCACCGCCTGCTTCGGCCTGGCCCGCTGGCTGCGCGAACGCAGGTAG
- a CDS encoding carboxymuconolactone decarboxylase family protein, with protein sequence MLRKTCTLSALVLAIALTATATRGGTDMNERYDRGWAALSALAPEKARTVQESLADIAPDMARFVVEFGYGDVFTRPGLSPALRQTATIAALAALGNAAPQLRFHIEAGLAAGLSPAEIIEILYVTTVFAGFPAGLNGLAAARQVFADRGVTPPPAPAPETTDRRTRGLAALEATSRNAGRQVLDSLADLAPDMAGFILDFSYGDVIARNILTPAHKEIAMIAAATARGTMEPQLKVHVKAARAVGVSREQIVEVLIQMAVYAGFPAALNGLGVARTAFAEIGE encoded by the coding sequence ATGCTTCGGAAAACATGCACACTGTCCGCACTGGTTCTGGCCATCGCCCTGACCGCAACCGCAACCCGGGGAGGAACCGACATGAACGAACGCTACGACCGGGGCTGGGCCGCCCTCAGCGCCCTGGCGCCGGAAAAGGCCCGGACCGTCCAGGAATCCCTGGCCGACATCGCGCCGGACATGGCCCGCTTTGTCGTCGAATTCGGCTACGGCGACGTCTTCACCCGGCCGGGCTTGAGCCCGGCCCTGCGCCAGACCGCCACCATCGCCGCCCTGGCGGCCCTCGGCAACGCCGCGCCGCAACTGCGGTTTCACATCGAGGCCGGACTCGCCGCCGGCCTCTCGCCCGCCGAAATCATCGAAATCCTCTACGTCACCACCGTCTTCGCCGGCTTTCCCGCCGGCCTCAACGGCCTGGCCGCCGCCCGGCAGGTCTTCGCCGACCGCGGCGTCACCCCGCCCCCCGCCCCCGCTCCCGAAACCACGGATCGCCGCACCCGGGGACTGGCCGCCCTCGAGGCCACCAGCCGGAACGCCGGCCGGCAGGTCCTCGACTCCCTGGCCGACCTCGCACCCGACATGGCCGGCTTCATCCTCGACTTCTCCTACGGCGACGTCATCGCCCGAAACATCCTCACGCCGGCGCACAAGGAAATCGCCATGATCGCCGCCGCCACGGCCCGGGGCACCATGGAGCCGCAACTCAAGGTGCACGTCAAAGCCGCCCGCGCCGTTGGCGTCAGCCGCGAGCAGATCGTGGAGGTGCTTATCCAGATGGCCGTCTACGCCGGCTTCCCGGCGGCGCTCAACGGCCTGGGAGTGGCCCGGACAGCGTTCGCGGAAATAGGCGAGTGA